aagcaaaccttttgtttttctcacatccaaacatagctctctcttcagcaacacaggttacagtcctgagactcagcacatgagagacctgttgtgctctgttcctgtttatttaaagtccaccatgaggtgaactccagtggaccataatctctggaccggaaccaagcctaccacagaggctggaaaaacccggtccggattccggttcagtccctgacaacagagcgcatgcgaggtgaaacatacctatcatccaccacctcgccTCGCATACCGTCATAAGGcgtgataattttttttagaatggAGTGATATCCTCGGGTTTTGTATATGCCCCTCAAAGGCACTTCAAAAATACAACTGATATCTAAAATGGGTTTTATGACTTTTTTGAAATTTGCTAAAATGTTGCTAAACAGGTCTTAAAATGTTCTAAAAAATACAAAGGATGTGTAACACAATGATGGCAACACAAAGACGTAAATGCTAATTACTAACAATTTTATATGGTATAGTTATTAGTGTTGGGCTAATCGAAGTTAatgaagtagaattcgatccgaatttctggaaaatttgatttgccatgaaTCTGAATTTCTTGGTACTTCTTGGTGCTTTGTATGCAACAAATCTATCTTTCCTGAAATGAcgttaaaagaaaaatacattctcacctcatccatttgatcgcagagAACCCTCGCGACCATCTTGACTGAGGAAAATGTTATCACATCAGCCTTTTCTTTAATTAAGATGGCCGCAACGTCCTCtctgcaatcaaatggatgaggtatgtatttTCTGTTTTAATCGCTCTTCTTCATCATTGCACCCTTTCCATAAAATGGAATGCGAATTATTATAAAGTAATTCATAGCTAATAGAATAAACTTTTTGAAAACTTCAATCgtcactaagggctcattcacatgaacgtttCCGGAACCGGaagcactactgaaacaaaaaaacggaaaaactgatccgttaaaaacggcccgcaaaacactgaaaaagccatacggtcgtgtgaacgagccctaatagtTATATGTCTTGACAAGATCTGATAAGATGATAACATCTTAGCAATAAAAAACAGCGCAAAATGCTTTAAAATATCCCATACTACTCCTGCCTTGCTGCTTCCCAGGTACACTACTGTCAGAATTTCAGTATgatgcattttattattttaaagcattcattttttgtaagtattttatttttataaactcTTACTTCATGCATCCATTATGTCTATCACAACGTGCAAGCGGCACTTTCACCACACATTTGGAATACACCACGATGAGAGATCCTGAACCCTTGTCCACTTCCAGACCTATGATTctctggtcttcctcctcctgacCACATCTGCAAGTAGGAAGAAAAAATTGCACAATATTGCAGCAATGTGCAAACAATTTAATACAACTTAATATTAATACAGAAATCTAGCATATCTACCTGTCTGCAGGGTATGTCTGGATCTCTTCAAGCAAGATGCTGTGTTTGCAGATATCTATTTCAAATATACCCAGTTTAGGAGTAAGAAGATACTTCAGGACAATTCCAGAGTTGGAGCCAAGAAAAATAACTGTTTCATTGCCAAATATACCGCAAGATGTATCAACAGCAATGTGTGTTAGCTGGTCCCTGGAAAGTTGCACAACAAAAATGTATTTGGATTCTTTTCTTATCACCAGAAATGTTAGGCAATCACAAAAATTCAATGGCTAATCCACTTTTAATTAATTTTGCCATATGGCATTCAAAATTCTGAAATGGGCAAATTTATTATTCCCCTATGCTAGTTTTCTggcattaaaaagttgcaaaagccggtttttcaaattttttaatgtCATTGTGATGTTTTTAGATGCAATTGCCATTTTTACCCTGCCCTTGCcaggttccacaaaaaaatgaagCCGTCACATGGGCCTTcaatattttgcggatctgcattttGAGGCCCACAAAATGCTtgtggtcatgtgcataaggccttaaaagGATTGTTTTAGTCATTAAGCCAATTATATTATTGTTATAACATAGTTTAAAATGTAAAAGAATGTAATGTAAGCCAAGATAGTACCATGAGCTTAGGTAAATAAGTCTCAGAGATATACCTACCCCGAGAGATAAACTCAACTGTGATACATATACAAAGTTGTGAAAATGTTTCTTTACCTGTCTCAGCGCAAAGAGAGGGGTAGGATTAGACAACAGTCTATTGTGCCACCTTGCAACCTGTCCAATACTCTGAAAACTAAAGAGGACCAGGAGCAATAAGTTAATGTAGGTGTCTGGTCTTGTGGTCTAAATTGATATTGGAGCCTTGTTTCTGGTGGTCTGATTTGCGTGTGAGCTAACTATGGGGACAAGGGTTTGAACTCATTTTGGAATCTAAAACTTGGATCTTAACTTTTAATTTTGAGGTCTTGTCTGTAACTGAATTTATTTAGAAATCTTGTCTAGGGTGGTGCAATTTGGGCTGTGAATTTATTTTGGGGTCTGAATTCATTTTGGATGTACTGTAAATTGGTAATTAAGCCTGGGCTCTGGCAATCTGGCATATCCAATAAAGTAATTGTTACTCTGCTTGCAACAAGGAGATCATCCACCATCAAGGTGTGTATAAAAGAATCCAGAGAATCTTTTCTGATTGTTTCAGTGTTAAGTCATTTTCTTCCCCTACCATCATAAGTGGCGTTATGGATTAAAAGGCATCTGTTAGCATATACCTTAATATAAATGCAACTTCCAGTAGAGATGTGCACTGAGCAGCTAAGTATACCTCAATTTGCCCCAATTTGTCAATATGTTCATATATCTGTACTGCCACAACATATCAAGCCAGAACAAATAGAGTTATATTCATCTGCTCAGTGCACATCTCCCACGGCAGCTGCATTTATATCAAGTGCCCTTTAAGTGATGGTCAGTCACAGTCTGTCAGCCTCctttacgaaaaaaaaaaaaaattcagggagGACTGTAAAATGCTGAGCAAGGTTGCCAAGCCTTTAGATCAGCTCTTGGGGCAAGAATGCAAAACTTTTCTCAATTGGAAAAGTGCTTCTTCTGATGCCTGATTTTTTGCATTCGTTAGAAGAGGTTATGCAATAGAGCACACAATAGAAACATGCAATaatgaaggcaaaaaaaatatcacaCGGTGCTTATACCCTTCTCGGTCATGACAGGTTGagatgggacaacacctttaagtttTCCTtgtgtggtgatgtgtacagtataagtgcggggaggcgtgtatatcccaccTCAGCTGGTTGAGATAATTGAAagccagaaagctgcagtggtttcagcaaagtgtagtttgctgagacagttttgtctagatgttgttctgggctggatttcatgtggactgggggataggtttggtagtgggatctaaCAGTCCACACaactacatgtattgtcttttgccacaggtgatcgcaggtgaggcctgctgctgtaatcaaggagggataaaacaaccctctgtgtctGAAGGGCCAtgaggctttgtaaagcctgaagtaTGGGGGGCCCAGCGACGCCTATGGAAAGAGGGTCACATGGTCAGAGttgggaggacttctggaccatctcaccccaagggtgctggtgtggacacagcctggaggctgctggaccgtacatggctgaggaagccggatctaaTCTTGTGTGTGAAcggcgctctataggtgaggtagagacaacacgtgtattaggtagagcccagatgggcaggtttGTATTTTCGATGTTTgtgtg
The Bufo gargarizans isolate SCDJY-AF-19 unplaced genomic scaffold, ASM1485885v1 original_scaffold_1942_pilon, whole genome shotgun sequence DNA segment above includes these coding regions:
- the LOC122923801 gene encoding semaphorin-6B-like, coding for IQGSAVCAFDMEQVALIFSGRFKEQRNPESVWTPVQEDLIPKPRPGCCIGPSMPYNSSRSLPDDVLNFVKSHSLMEESVPSVGGFPWITRTLSRDQLTHIAVDTSCGIFGNETVIFLGSNSGIVLKYLLTPKLGIFEIDICKHSILLEEIQTYPADRCGQEEEDQRIIGLEVDKGSGSLIVVYSKCVVKVPLARCDRHNGCM